From the genome of Aspergillus oryzae RIB40 DNA, chromosome 4:
CCTTGAGCCATCCTGGGAACGTCCCTCACCCCAGGCAGGTGAGCTCTTTCTGAAACTGGATCCCTCGTTGGTGCGAGGACGGCCACCTTCTCTCACTGGGCCGGTCGGAGAGAGAGGACCCTTTCGCTCCCAGTTGCCGAAATCGCGGAACTTGCCGTCGGATTCGAAGTTGCGGCGTCCACCAGTACGTTCGCTACCGGCATCGGAGAAGTTGTCCATGTTACGTCCGAAGGAGGAGCGGTCAGGCACACGGCGCGGAGCTTCGGGGGCGGGAAGAGGGCCCTTACGAGTCCAGTCAAATTCCTTGACATCACGTTCCTTAGCTGTAGCACTGTCAGCGAGTGTGTAATGAGCCGAATGTCGAATCACTTACGAGGCTCTGCGATGCTGACCCGGATGGTCCTTCCCTGCAGGGTGGCGCCGGAGAGGTCGAGAGCCTTCTTCAAGCCGTCTACGGTCTCGAATTCGACGTAACCGAAGCCCTTAGGGGCCTTCGTCAACTTGTCTTCCACAATACGAACGTTCGTCACAGCACAGTCAACAAAGAGGTCAGAGATATCAGCCGAAGTCGCATCAAAGGCTAAGTTTCCGACGTGGGCAGTATACGGGGGCtgggtggggagggggaggggctCCCTCACGGCGTAGCCACGGTCTTGGTTCTCATTGTCAGCTGGAATAAAATACCATAAAGGGGAGGGTGTGTACCACCGAAGCCACTGCCAAATCCAGCAGACGGGGGACCACCAGCACGGCGATCGCTGTCGAACCTGGGCTGAGGAGGGGCTATATTGTATTAGACCATGTCTATCCAGGTCGGTAGCAAACATCGTGAGCAAGTAGTGTCAATAACGTACCGGCTAGTGGTCATTTGTATCAGTACGAGGTTATCCAGTCTCGATCATTGAAATAGCATCACTTACCAGGCAAAGGCATGTCATCCATCTCGTCGGCCCAAGAGCCAAAGTCTAATAATTTAGCACTGATCGCCCCGCGGAGATTCATGGGGTTAACTTACTCTCATCAGCTAAGAAGGTGCTGATGGACATCTTCTGGGCTTTCTGTTTAGGCGCTGGAGACATGATCTTTAGTATCCATTGTCGATTCAAGAAATGACAGCACTGTCATATAGCGAGAGCATAAATTATGCCTAAGAGGGGTAAAAACGTACCCATGATTGCGGTTGTTGGATATCCAGAAACGCGCCAAGGGAGGGACTTGTGCGCGTCTCACACGGGAGGGTTGAGAAATAGATAAAATGACTTCCGATAAGGAAGACTGTAAGAATGCGAAAGGTGGCGTCTAGTTTTGAACAAGACGATGTGAAATGGGGGGGTTTTGCAGGAGAGCTCCGCAGTGAAGAACAGAGGGGAAAGTGAGTTAATCCGCGAGGATAATTTTTAGTGATGACGCTAGAAAAGTCAGCCTCAAAAAGTGTTGGTGCGGCTTTTCGGTTTGCGCCTCGACCCAAACCCGCGAAGAGGGCTTTTTCTTGCAACCTCGCTTTGCGGAGAAGTGGTCAAACTACTACTAGGACTCCCCaccttcatcttttcttttcctttctttgatgACTATTTTAATTATTCAGACCAGCGAAGGAGGATTCAAGTTTTGTCAACTTTAAGAGGTTCTAAAATAGTAAAATTCGGAATTCATTTGGATTTAAGCGGTTGATCGCCTCTTTCCTTGCAGGTGGACGCAAATGGCATTGTTCTGGAATCGTACTTAACGATTTCCGTCGTGCAGGATGCATTCCATAATCCTCATGACTACTTAGTATACGAACGGAAGTGGCTGGTGCTATTCGATAAACAATTGACGAACAATTAACCTATTATAGAATTGCATAGCCCCTGGGAATTTTGACTCGGGTAGTCAGGAACCCTAGGTGAATGTGGATTCTATTGTTCTCCAAGCACATCTTCGCCAATTCTATATCCATACCACCCCGTCGAGGTGCTACATAACCAGACCAGACTGGCACTCCTAACCATTGCAATGTATAGAATTGGAAAAGTAAAACCTAGTCCACGTTAAGAACTAAATACTTTGGGGGACAAAATAGCAGTAATAAGAGAATAGGTAACCTGTCATGTGCCCTCGGCCTAGTTAATCCATGCATCGCCTTACATAATCTCATACATCACGTGCACTACCGCCCTTCGCCCATCCAGACAATAAAAGATGCCAATGGCAGCAGTAGTCGTAGATCTGGATTTGAATCTAGCTTTTGGTTTGCGGACTACATAGTACGCAAGATGAGTGGCCAACATAGTCAAAATCCGAATTCAGAACCTAACgctattttttcttccctgaaGGTGGGAGCTCTAAGCGGTTAGTGTTGGCTTTGCTCATAGAACCTATCTTTTGATTCAATCATTTGGAAGACGCTCTTTTTGGTATAGAATGTACTGTGTTATCCGGCTGCTTACTGGTTTATTATGCAGGCTCTGCAGGTCTTGTCTATGGAGGGATTTCAGGCGTCGTTCGATCTTCTCGTCACCCGGTGATACATTCTATATCTTGTGGTATCCACTGGTTCGCCTGTGGGACCTCTTTTTGGTGTAAGCTCCTTACCCTCCTACTTTCTAGGTGTTGGAAGATTTTCTTGGTGTTGAACCTAATATGCAGGGCTAAGGGGCAATATCTTGAAGCTCCATTACGAAGATAATGCCACCCCGAAACAACGCGCTTATGTCAGCGCCTTGTCGGGGGGAATTGCTGGCGGAGCCGTGACAAGATTAATGGGTATTTAATATTTAGCCCTCTGAAGCTTTACCGCCAAGCGCTGGTAATTTGGATGTCGATGACTGATGTGTTGACAACGATTAGGAGGCCGGCTTATTCCAggggttgttgttttctCGCTACTAGGCTATCTCGGGCAAGGCTCTTATAATGCGATCGACAATTGGCAAATAGAGCAGGCCAATACTCCATCTAAGCCAATCATCCAGCGGATCGCTAACTCGAAATGGATCCCTCTTAAGTCTCTTTCGGACGATGACTATAGAGGGCTTCTAAGCGAAAAATTGCTGAGTATTGAGGCTGAGATGGCACTCCTTGATGAaaagatcgaagaacttgaaaAATCCAAGCCCCGTGCATCTGAAGCAGGACCACCCAAAACTGGATCGCAGTAATGCAGAGAACCGATCATTATTTTCTCCCCTCCAAAAGATGGTCATCTGTCGAAATGGCCATTCAATTGCATGTCGGATCGAAGCCAAATGAATACCCGCGACTCTTATTGCTTAAAGGGAGTCACCCTTGAAGGCTTTTTACCAAACACGAGCACTAGTATGCTATGAAGTATCGACGGCGTAAATATGTGACCTCCTGTTCTGTGGAGGAGTCGAAACATGCTCAGTTTTACTTGCAGGAGAGGGTTGAGGGGACAATCCAGAAATTACAGTGTGCCCCCTGtggacatacatacatcgtcTTGTATATTAGATTACGGGAAATGAATGGCCTGTACGATAAACTGTATAGTATTGGGATTTAATTAGAAATCTGACAGGCCCGATCTTCATAAGCGAGTCAAGATGTAGGGAGGTGCACCCATGGACTGTATCTACTAGTTAGATTGGACACGTCGTTATGACCATTACGCAGGTGGTTCTTGATTGGTGTAAGCATTCTTCCTGGAGAAAGCTTTGTTCCGATGAAACGCCTGTAACATGATGGAGAGAGTAGTGACGAAATGCAAGGTACTAGTAGACAAGTTAGTCGTGAACGAGCTACTAATTACCCAGAATGTAAATCATGAAGCAAAGACCCCCCACCAGAGTACCGAGAAATAGGGGCTACGTATGTACTTACTTTACAAAACATCGCAGCTCACGTATATGACATGCGCGGtcgaaaagggaaaaatgCAGCGTGGAACCCGTATCCATTTAGTTCGTAGCAGGAATCAGCCGAGACAGCCGACCGTCCAGAACGGAAGCCTACCAGAAGACTCCCCGTTTGGGTCCAAGTGGGCGGCTTTCCGCTTCCAGTTCTGCCCGCGACCAGCTCGACGACTAAACGACTAGTGATTGACTGGCTCGACTTGTCTTTTTGCTTACATGAAAGTTAGATAGATCTATGGTTCGTCGGACCCGAGTCGCCCATCCTGTCCTATACTgcatcattcttttttccttctacTTTTCCCTCCTCAGTTCAGAAGCATGAGTGACTCGCAGTTCTTACGTACCTCCTGCGTCGCTTCTCCGGCTGGTGTACAGTTCCGGTCTTAACGGAGACCTGGCCCTCGCCGGCTTTGAGCCCTTTGAAGATTGAATGCTTCGGAGGTGCTCCCCCAccgtgaaagaaaaaataaaaatccTTGAATGAACACCGAATTTGACGGCCTTCTCGATCATATCCCGCGGATTTACTAACGGCCTCCCAGTCTTGTATCTCGATGGTTCAATTGTTGCGCTGGACTTGTCCTATTCAACGGATCAGCCCTCCTGACCGCGAGCCACGATGACGCTCTTCAGTCCGACCACGGTCCTTGTCGGGTTCCTTCTCCTCTACCTCTCCTCGT
Proteins encoded in this window:
- a CDS encoding translation initiation factor 4B (RRM domain); protein product: MSPAPKQKAQKMSISTFLADENFGSWADEMDDMPLPAPPQPRFDSDRRAGGPPSAGFGSGFGDRGYAVREPLPLPTQPPYTAHVGNLAFDATSADISDLFVDCAVTNVRIVEDKLTKAPKGFGYVEFETVDGLKKALDLSGATLQGRTIRVSIAEPPKERDVKEFDWTRKGPLPAPEAPRRVPDRSSFGRNMDNFSDAGSERTGGRRNFESDGKFRDFGNWERKGPLSPTGPVREGGRPRTNEGSSFRKSSPAWGEGRSQDGSRPPRREFQERAPTAAEMDNAWRSKMRPDQPKESSNPPSPAAAPASPAAPTRPRLNLQKRTVTEAVSSPAATTGTGASPFGGARPIDTAAREKEVEERRQLALRQKKEADERAKAEKSEKQRAAKDQAKGDKASTPADPNGRDTADTPQGAKNFEILRRAGEDESGMAADQDQSEETKPAAKAEAPNDAAAKKENGSWRRAPAQPADAADEEGWSTVSSRQRNNRRGAGRSFA